In Pocillopora verrucosa isolate sample1 chromosome 13, ASM3666991v2, whole genome shotgun sequence, one genomic interval encodes:
- the LOC131797488 gene encoding melanocortin receptor 5, giving the protein MENNTNFSNCESGNLNFHAKSFVVVNCALNAPLMLVSILGNTLVLAAIIRTPSIRSPSMIMLGSLAITDFLVGLIAQPLFIADELIMKNHVLNVVSSMIGFALSGISLATITVINMDRFIALQYHLRYATLVTNSRVICSIVAVWLIILICLGLRLWDNVGFHLLSAIIAGVCLAISTLCYIKIYQIVRRHRLQIRSQEQATRSHIIQNRTEKMRLKQSALNTFVFYIFMIACYFPAYIFLFLFGISYSTWKTEWTISSTVAFMNSSLNPILFCWRVRQLRVAAVKTARDMLCTTTN; this is encoded by the coding sequence ATGGAAAATAACACTAACTTCTCAAACTGCGAATCAGGAAATCTCAACTTTCACGCCAAATCTTTCGTCGTTGTGAACTGTGCCTTGAACGCACCATTAATGCTTGTATCAATACTGGGCAACACGTTGGTTCTTGCCGCCATTATAAGGACTCCGTCAATTCGTTCTCCGTCAATGATCATGCTCGGTAGTCTTGCTATTACAGACTTCCTGGTAGGTCTTATCGCTCAACCGTTGTTTATTGCAGATGAGCTCATTATGAAGAACCACGTTCTGAACGTTGTTTCTTCAATGATTGGATTCGCCTTGAGTGGTATTTCTCTCGCAACCATAACAGTTATTAACATGGATCGTTTTATCGCCCTGCAATATCACTTGCGATATGCAACTCTTGTGACTAACTCCCGAGTGATCTGTTCTATAGTTGCGGTATGGTTGATTATCTTGATCTGTTTAGGACTTCGCTTATGGGATAACGTTGGATTTCACCTACTTTCCGCGATAATCGCCGGTGTTTGTCTTGCAATATCCACGCTTtgttacattaaaatttatcaaatcgTCCGACGCCATAGATTGCAGATCCGCTCTCAAGAACAAGCTACAAGAAGTCACATCATTCAGAATCGCACAGAAAAAATGCGATTAAAACAAAGCGCTTTGAACACGTTCGTTTTTTATATCTTCATGATTGCATGTTACTTCCCCGcgtatatttttctgtttctttttggAATTTCTTATTCCACATGGAAAACGGAATGGACCATCTCGTCTACCGTTGCGTTTATGAACTCGTCCCTGAATCCAATTCTGTTTTGCTGGCGTGTTCGCCAACTTCGGGTTGCAGCTGTGAAGACGGCAAGAGATATGTTATGCACCACCACCAATTAA